From one Musa acuminata AAA Group cultivar baxijiao chromosome BXJ2-6, Cavendish_Baxijiao_AAA, whole genome shotgun sequence genomic stretch:
- the LOC135614479 gene encoding transcription repressor OFP13-like: MGRKLGLSSLLFKLRDTPKPSCYSSSSPSSSSWSWPSCKQPKTSSFRDVDGDAIYKTVNSVYFDSNESCFSRSSEEHESFSTVSEDSGGGSLETVVRGVRSDRLFFDPGGASSILEEARASEPPFEGSVALAVESDDPHRDFRRSMEEMVTAHGLTDWERLEELLGWYLRVNGKTTHGFIVGAFVDLLVGLASSSSSPPPPPPPSSASSSNSFKIEELKEEDASGSS; encoded by the coding sequence ATGGGCAGGAAGCTAGGCTTGAGCTCTCTCTTGTTCAAGCTCAGGGACACACCGAAGCCTTCTTGCTActcgtcttcttctccttcttcttcttcttggtcgTGGCCCTCATGTAAGCAACCGAAGACCAGCTCCTTCCGGGACGTCGACGGCGACGCCATCTACAAGACCGTCAACTCGGTGTACTTCGACTCCAACGAGTCGTGCTTCTCCCGTTCATCGGAAGAGCACGAGAGCTTCTCCACGGTGTCGGAGGACTCGGGCGGTGGCTCGCTGGAGACGGTCGTGCGCGGGGTGCGGTCGGACCGGCTCTTCTTCGACCCCGGCGGGGCGAGCTCGATACTGGAGGAGGCGAGGGCCAGCGAGCCGCCGTTCGAGGGCAGCGTCGCGCTGGCCGTGGAGTCGGACGACCCCCACCGCGACTTCCGGCGGTCGATGGAGGAGATGGTGACGGCGCACGGGCTGACGGACTGGGAGCGACTCGAGGAGCTGCTGGGTTGGTATCTGCGGGTCAACGGGAAGACGACTCATGGGTTCATAGTTGGAGCCTTTGTGGATTTGCTTGTAGGcctcgcttcttcttcttcttctcctcctcctcctcctcctccatcttctgCATCATCTTCCAACTCCTTTAAGATCGAGGAACTCAAAGAGGAGGACGCCAGTGGATCAAGTTAG